One segment of Rosa chinensis cultivar Old Blush chromosome 6, RchiOBHm-V2, whole genome shotgun sequence DNA contains the following:
- the LOC112169754 gene encoding uncharacterized protein LOC112169754: MPYGYQPPKFQQFEGKGNPKQHIAHFIETCNNTGTEGDHLVKQFVRSLKGNAFEWYTDLEPESIDSWDQMEREFLNRFYSTRRTVSMMELTSAKQWKDERAIDYINRWRSLSLDCKDRLSEISAVEMCIQGMHFDLLYILQGIKPRTFEELATRAHDMELSIASHKGKKESIVDQRKDKVFGSKFDKAPKKPTKESMAVNIAPVKISTRDKEVVKAEPTRTYDRTKRSLKEWQQKTYPFPDSDVAGMLEDLLEKKVIELPECKRPEEMHHVKDPKYCKYHRLVSHPVEKCFVLKDLIMNLAKQGRIELDVDDVVEVNCTTIVFGSFEPAPLPPLPMKAPYQLSRKPCMKSKLEEAKPTQQASLAPVATPKIDSVVDDEGWILVTRKKARKSPSPYVPITRAKYKQSQENRQCLEKGKTRFVKERGNPFVQRPHGVASSTRAFPKKGNKQEKVRTAHMTTSYESGSKDSAKAESSTVNTNQTSKENEVLKQLEDLPLHFSIPDLLQLPKWTRGALVQVLIDMGKNSTGINKVKPKECVTCVADCDVIHFTDEDLQLGSKPHNRPLFVSGYVRDQKINRMLVDGGSAVNIMPRSTMKQLGINVEELSRSRLMIQGFNQGGQRAIGMIRVDMTIGEMKSNTLFHVIEAKTSYNLLLGRPWVHENGVVPSTLHQCFKFYDGGVKTVAGDTKPFTEAESYFADSKFYVEDETIKEVLPVGVPSTRKTIEVRNKEVEPSMARNCNEEPHKVSSETKVTASKNKISSSTPVLRYVPRSRRKEGESPFVEANEQERPRKLDEKDIELLKETSTIPLTKLSNNTPTKQP; this comes from the coding sequence ATGCCCTATGGGTACCAGCCGCCCAAGTTTCAGCAATTCGAGGGGAAGGGCAATCCAAAACAACATATTGCTCATTTCATCGAGACTTGCAACAATACAGGAACGGAGGGAGATCATCTTGTTAAGCAGTTTGTACGTTCATTAAAAGGTAACGCCTTCGAATGGTACACTGATCTGGAACCTGAATCAATCGACAGTTGGGATCAGATGGAGCGTGAGTTCCTAAATCGTTTCTATAGCACGAGACGTACAGTGAGCATGATGGAACTTACTAGCGCTAAACAATGGAAGGATGAACGCGCAATTGATTACATCAACAGGTGGCGTTCGTTGAGTCTCGATTGCAAAGATCGACTGTCAGAAATATCTGCGGTGGAAATGTGCATCCAAGGTATGCACTTTGATTTGCTATATATTTTACAGGGAATCAAGCCCCGTACGTTTGAAGAGCTGGCTACGCGAGCACACGACATGGAGTTGAGTATAGCTAGCCATAAAGGGAAGAAGGAGTCGATTGTTGACCAAAGAAAAGACAAGGTCTTCGGAAGCAAGTTTGATAAGGCACCGAAGAAACCTACAAAAGAATCAATGGCTGTCAACATTGCCCCAGTCAAAATCTCTACACGAGATAAGGAGGTTGTGAAAGCAGAGCCAACTCGCACCTACGACAGAACAAAGCGTTCGTTGAAGGAATGGCAACAAAAGACATATCCTTTCCCAGATTCTGATGTGGCAGGCATGTTGGAAGATCTACTTGAGAAGAAGGTGATAGAGCTCCCAGAATGCAAGCGGCCCGAGGAAATGCATCATGTTAAGGATCCGAAATACTGCAAGTACCATCGGCTCGTTAGTCACCCAGTGGAGAAATGCTTTGTTCTGAAAGATTTAATAATGAATCttgccaagcaaggaaggatcGAGTTGGATGTCGACGATGTTGTTGAGGTAAACTGCACTACCATCGTCTTTGGTTCATTCGAGCCTGCCCCGTTGCCTCCTCTTCCAATGAAAGCACCATATCAGCTTTCGAGAAAGCCATGCATGAAGTCAAAGTTGGAGGAAGCCAAGCCAACCCAGCAAGCGAGCCTCGCGCCTGTTGCAACCCCTAAAATTGACTCAGTCGTTGATGACGAGGGATGGATACTTGTCACTCGAAAGAAGGCACGCAAGAGCCCATCGCCATATGTACCTATCACTCGAGCAAAATATAAGCAGTCACAAGAAAATCGTCAATGTCTCGAGAAAGGTAAGACAAGATTTGTCAAGGAAAGGGGCAATCCTTTTGTTCAAAGACCCCACGGTGTGGCTTCGTCAACAAGAGCCTTTCCCAAGAAAGGCAACAAACAAGAAAAGGTGAGAACTGCCCACATGACCACAAGCTACGAAtctggttcgaaggattctgccAAGGCTGAGTCAAGCACAGTCAATACTAACCAAACGTCAAAGGAGAATGAGGTGTTGAAGCAGCTAGAAGACCTACCACTTCACTTTAGCATCCCTGATCTACTACAACTACCAAAATGGACAAGAGGTGCTTTGGTACAGGTGTTGATTGACATGGGCAAGAACTCCACAGGCATTAACAAGGTGAAACCGAAGGAATGCGTCACGTGTGTTGCAGATTGTGATGTCATTCACTTTACGGATGAAGACCTTCAGTTAGGCTCTAAGCCGCATAATAGACCTCTCTTCGTGTCAGGGTATGTGCGAGATCAAAAGATAAACCGCATGCTTGTAGACGGAGGGTCTGCTGTAAACATTATGCCTAGGTCGACCATGAAGCAGCTTGGCATCAATGTGGAGGAGTTGTCCCGAAGTCGTCTCAtgattcaaggcttcaaccaAGGGGGGCAAAGAGCCATAGGCATGATCAGAGTAGACATGACAATTGGAGAAATGAAGTCGAACACTTTGTTCCATGTGATCGAAGCAAAGACCTCCTACAATTTATTGTTAGGACGACCGTGGGTTCACGAAAATGGTGTCGTCCCCTCTACTCTTCATCAATGCTTCAAGTTCTACGATGGCGGAGTAAAAACAGTAGCAGGTGATACTAAACCATTCACTGAAGCAGAATCTTACTTTGCGGATTCCAAGTTCTATGTGGAGGATGAAACAATAAAagaagttctcccagttggagTACCTTCTACAAGGAAGACTATAGAAGTGCGTAATAAAGAAGTGGAACCCAGCATGGCAAGAAATTGCAATGAGGAACCACATAAAGTTTCGTCAGAAACTAAAGTAACagcttcaaagaacaaaatcagcTCCTCTACTCCAGTTCTTCGTTACGTGCCAAGGTCTAGGAGAAAAGAAGGGGAATCCCCTTTTGTAGAGGCAAATGAGCAAGAACGTCCGCGAAAGCTAGATGAGAAGGACATAGAATTGCTAAAAGAAACATCAACCATACCGTTGACGAAGTTGAGCAACAATACACCTACCAAGCAGCCCTAA
- the LOC112169755 gene encoding uncharacterized protein LOC112169755, whose protein sequence is MPEQVDELAHRVSVFDRVDTSTSRVSVFNRITQTTTRASVFNRLSSSDEGNKKSESAPRKSALERIQAPKEQQKQKRKMIDDQGNDKEIRSLIPSRMKRRSVLEVSSSEQLKVKEHTIILTGQVDGNSEDEIVQSAYHITVAEAEAFEEDDYDHSEDEVDEAPPELEDGGQATVDELKELNLGTKEDPRPVFVSASLSPEEEKKYYDLLLEYKDVFAWTYKEMPGLDPKVAVHRLAVKPEARPIKQTQRRFRTELLPQIEAEVDKLIAAGFIREVQYPKWIANIVPVKKKNGQLRVCVDFRDLNDACPKDDFPLPIIELMVDATTGHEAFSFMDGSSGYNQIRMALEDEELTAFRTPKGIYCYKVMPFGLKNAGATYQRAMQNIFGDMLHKYVECYVDDLVVKSKRRTDHFQDLRRVFDRLRKYQVKMNPLKCAFGVSSGKFLGFIVKHRGIEVDQSKIKAIQDMPEPRNLRELKSLQGRLAFIRRFISNLVGRCQPFSRLLKKDVPFVWDEACHNAFESIKKYLANPPVLGAPIPGKPLILYIAAQERSLGALLAQENEAKKERALYYLSRTLTGPELNYPPIEKICLALVFAIQKLRHYMQAYTVHLVARADPVKFVMSQPVLTGRMAKWALLLNQYEIIYISAKAVKGQALADFLADHPIPADWEISDALPDEEVFNTEVLPAWQMFFDGSSRADGAGAGVVFISPYKQILPYAFTLGELCSNNVAEYQALIMGLQTAAEMKISNLEVYGDSKLVVDQLLTVYEVKKEDLVPYFRLATQLLKGFDVVTLTHVPRKENQVADSLANLAATLALSEDEIIHLPICQRWVVPTISEFWHEYSNVVSVYVIDADDWRYPLIDYLERNKLSEDPKQRLDIRRRVSRFFYYKETLYRRSFDGLLLRCLGKEEAAKAMEEAHSGVCGAHQSGPKLHFQVKRMGYYWPTMVKDCMEYAQRCQACQFHANFIHQPPEPLHPTIASYPFDVWGLDAGPITPKSSASHSYILAATDSFSKWAEAVPLKEIKKENVVDFIKGNIIQRYGVPRCIITDNAKYFSNSAMEKLCEKYHFKLHFSSMYNAPANGLAEAFNKTLCNILKKVVSKTKRDWHERMGEALWAYRTTYRTPTKATPYSLVYGVEAVLPLEKQIPSLRIALQEGLTDEENAKLRLQELEALDEKRLDAQQQLECYQARMSRAFNKGVRPRSFQVGDLVLAVRRPIIMTHKTGPKFQSKWDGPYVVREVYTNGAYKIVAEDGLRIGPINGKFLKRYYA, encoded by the coding sequence ATGCCTGAACAAGTTGATGAGTTGGCACATCGAGTCTCTGTATTTGATCGTGTCGATACTTCAACAAGCCGAGTCTCAGTTTTCAACCGCATCACCCAAACGACCACTCGAGCTTCCGTGTTCAATAGGTTGTCATCTTCCGATGAAGGAAATAAGAAATCTGAGTCAGCCCCTCGAAAGTCGGCACTGGAGAGGATACAAGCACCCAAAGagcaacaaaagcaaaagagaaagatgATCGACGACCAAGGAAACGACAAAGAGATCCGAAGTCTCATCCCGTCACGCATGAAGCGACGCTCTGTGTTAGAGGTGAGCTCAAGTGAACAACTCAAAGTGAAGGAGCACACCATCATACTCACTGGCCAAGTTGATGGCAATAGCGAAGATGAGATTGTACAATCTGCCTATCATATCACGGTAGCAGAAGCAGAggcttttgaagaagatgacTATGATCATTCTGAGGATGAAGTAGATGAAGCTCCTCCAGAACTTGAAGACGGGGGGCAAGCTACTGTCGACGAGCTTAAAGAGCTCAATTTGGGGACTAAGGAAGATCCAAGACCTGTCTTCGTGAGTGCTTCGCTGAGTcccgaagaagaaaagaaatactaTGATCTGCTGCTTGAATATAAAGACGTCTTTGCATGGACGTACAAAGAAATGCCTGGTCTTGACCCAAAGGTAGCGGTTCATCGTCTCGCAGTTAAACCTGAGGCTCGACCGATCAAGCAAACGCAACGACGCTTTCGGACAGAACTCCTGCCTCAAATTGAAGCTGAAGTTGATAAGTTGATTGCTGCAGGTTTTATTAGAGAGGTTCAATATCCTAAGTGGATTGCAAACATTGTTCCtgtcaagaagaagaacggaCAACTCCGTGTGTGCGTGGACTTCCGCGACTTAAATGATGCGTGTCCGAAAGATGACTTCCCTTTGCCCATCATTGAACTCATGGTGGATGCAACAACAGGGCATGAAGCTTTTTCCTTCATGGATGGGTCATCTGGGTACAATCAAATCAGGATGGCCTTAGAGGATGAAGAGCTTACTGCGTTCCGTACTCCCAAAGGCATTTATTGCTACAAAGTCATGCCATTCGGGTTGAAAAATGCTGGTGCAACATATCAACGTGCTATGCAAAACATCTTCGGAGACATGCTTCACAAGTACGTGGAATGTTATGTCGACGATTTAGTGGTCAAGTCAAAAAGGAGGACGGATCACTTCCAAGACCTAAGAAGGGTGTTTGACAGACTACGTAAGTACCAGGTCAAGATGAACCCCCTCAAATGTGCTTTTGGAGTTAGTTCAGGCAAGTTTCTTGGATTCATTGTGAAACATCGTGGCATTGAAGTGGACCAGTCAAAGATTAAGGCCATTCAAGACATGCCTGAGCCAAGAAATCTACGCGAGTTAAAAAGTCTCCAAGGTCGGCTTGCCTTTATTAGACGGTTTATATCAAACCTTGTAGGCCGGTGTCAGCCATTTAGTCGACTTCTGAAGAAGGATGTGCCTTTTGTATGGGATGAAGCTTGCCATAACGCCTTTGAAAGCATAAAGAAGTACTTGGCAAACCCTCCAGTGTTAGGTGCACCCATTCCTGGGAAGCCGCTTATACTCTACATTGCTGCTCAAGAGCGATCACTCGGGGCACTtctagctcaagaaaatgaagcaaagaaggagagggcgttGTATTACTTGAGTCGAACTCTCACAGGACCGGAACTGAACTATCCACCGATAGAGAAAATCTGTCTCGCACTCGTCTTCGCCATCCAAAAGTTAAGACATTACATGCAAGCTTACACAGTGCATCTAGTGGCGCGAGCTGACCCAGTCAAGTTTGTTATGTCACAACCCGTCTTGACAGGGCGAATGGCAAAATGGGCACTACTCCTCAATCAGTATGAGATCATCTATATATCGGCCAAAGCGGTTAAAGGACAAGCATTGGCTGACTTCCtagcggatcatcctattcctgcGGATTGGGAGATTTCAGATGCGTTGCCAGATgaagaagtctttaatacaGAGGTCCTCCCTGCTTGGCAAATGTTCTTCGATGGGTCTTCACGAGCAGATGGGGCAGGAGCTGGTGTGGTCTTCATTTCTCCGTACAAGCAGATATTGCCTTACGCCTTTACTCTTGGTGAACTATGTTCCAATAATGTTGCTGAGTACCAAGCGCTAATTATGGGACTACAAACCGCAGCTgaaatgaaaatctcaaatctagAGGTGTATGGAGACTCGAAGTTAGTAGTTGATCAATTATTAACTGTCtatgaagtgaagaaagaggatTTAGTTCCTTATTTTCGGCTCGCCACACAACTCTTAAAGGGTTTTGATGTTGTTACACTAACGCATGTGCCAAGGAAAGAAAATCAAGTGGCAGACTCTTTGGCCAACTTAGCAGCaactttggcattatcagaggaTGAAATCATACACCTTCCAATCTGCCAACGGTGGGTCGTACCTACAATCTCTGAGTTTTGGCATGAATACTCCAATGTTGTCTCTGTTTACGTGATTGATGCGGATGACTGGAGGTACCCGTTGATTGATTACCTTGAGCGAAATAAGTTGTCTGAAGACCCAAAGCAACGCTTGGACATAAGACGAAGAGTATCACGCTTCTTCTACTATAAGGAGACTCTTTATCGACGATCATTCGATGGATTGCTTCTTAGATGTCTGGGGAAAGAAGAAGCTGCTAAGGCTATGGAGGAAGCTCATTCAGGAGTATGCGGAGCTCACCAGTCAGGTCCTAAACTCCATTTTCAAGTGAAGAGGATGGGTTACTATTGGCCCACTATGGTTAAAGATTGCATGGAGTATGCACAAAGGTGTCAGGCTTGCCAGTTTCATGCAAACTTCATCCATCAACCACCAGAGCCACTGCATCCAACGATTGCTTCCTACCCCTTCGATGTGTGGGGACTTGATGCTGGGCCCATAACTCCGAAATCctccgccagtcactcatacatTCTAGCGGCTACGGATTCCTTTTCAAAGTGGGCAGAGGCGGTACCGCTTAAggaaattaagaaagaaaatgttgtagacTTCATCAAAGGGAATATCATTCAACGATATGGTGTTCCTCGCtgcatcatcacagacaatgccAAGTACTTTTCCAATAGTGCCATGGAGAAACTCTGTGAGAAATATCACTTCAAGTTACACTTTTCTTCTATGTACAACGCCCCGGCAAATGGGTTGGCCGAAGCATTCAACAAGACATTGTGCAACATTTTGAAGAAAGTTGTTAGCAAAACCAAAAGGGATTGGCATGAAAGAATGGGAGAGGCGCTCTGGGCTTATAGAACGACATATCGAACTCCTACGAAAGCTACACCTTACTCCCTTGTATATGGTGTTGAAGCTGTCTTACCTTTGGAGAAACAGATTCCATCTCTGAGGATTGCTTTGCAAGAAGGACTGACTGATGAAGAGAATGCCAAGTTACGGCTTCAAGAGTTGGAAGCCTTAGATGAAAAGAGACTTGATGCGCAGCAGCAATTGGAATGCTATCAAGCTCGAATGTCACGAGCTTTCAACAAAGGGGTTCGACCCAGATCCTTTCAAGTTGGTGATCTAGTGCTTGCCGTGCGCAGACCTATCATTATGACACACAAGACTGGTCCAAAGTTTCAGTCAAAGTGGGATGGACCTTATGTAGTCCGCGAAGTCTACACCAATGGAGCCTACAAAATTGTGGCTGAAGATGGCCTGAGGATTGGCCccataaatggaaagtttttgaAGAGGTACTATGCTTGA